In the Anguilla anguilla isolate fAngAng1 chromosome 7, fAngAng1.pri, whole genome shotgun sequence genome, one interval contains:
- the LOC118231024 gene encoding LOW QUALITY PROTEIN: docking protein 1-like (The sequence of the model RefSeq protein was modified relative to this genomic sequence to represent the inferred CDS: inserted 2 bases in 1 codon), whose product MDTHVKEGQLYVQHQKFGKKWKKSWFVLYPASQNGIARLEFFDCSGGTEKPSSTKKLDKKIIRLSECISILPALTETCPKDNMAAFCVETNDKTHVFAAEKQTCAEWVEKMCEIAFQGGGVSDSNGQQELKMAENLIYYSREEVNEFWVSVQRTEASERCGLQGAYWLKADSDSLILKDPKSKRSLQLWPYKLLRRYGRDKVMFSFEAGRRCDSGPGNFTFETKQGNEIFGIVEGAIREQKAQAEERQQSSPAQDPDCPGLLLTRTAAEGNREREADGDSGGSKPGSADGVFGRREGEGKNLKARSLPEPPPPAQGLGTPPXRADQGGLYSEPADSLRLPPSPADCLYSDPVDSIKTTPTPAPRNPGNKPEPLYSDIYDRVSAGPTPRAGGLGLEAGPRNGAGRGPGLEHIYDEPEGGGVALYDEARLEPQAWRSRGLEDAPQGHEVPYNPNTDDYSVPTYSKQQAPPPRSKGPKPLPAPKPAKGVPPRNHNNNNNNQHTDLYSQVSRHRPHPSTCHPLSPGHPPDIIYDNLGDI is encoded by the exons GTTCTTTGACTGCAGTGGTGGGACTGAGAAGCCCAGCAGCACTAAGAAGCTGGACAAGAAGATCATCCGTCTGTCCGAGTGCATCAGCATCCTGCCGGCCCTCACCGAGACCTGCCCCAAGGACAACATGGCCGCCTTCTGCGTGGAGACCAACGACAAGACCCACGTCTTCGCTGCCGAGAAGCAGACCTGCGCCGAGTGGGTGGAGAAGATGTGCGAGATCGCCTTTCAG GGAGGAGGCGTGTCTGACTCTAACGGGCAGCAGGAGCTCAAGATGGCAGAGAACCTCATCTACTACTCCAGAGAGGAAG TGAATGAGTTCTGGGTGAGCGTGCAGCGGACGGAGGCGTCTGAGCGgtgtggcctgcagggggcgtaCTGGCTGAAGGCAGACAGTGACAGTCTCATCCTGAAGGATCCCAAGAGCAAGAGGAGCCTGCAGTTGTGGCCCTACAAACTGCTGCGGCGTTACGGAAGGGACAAG GTGATGTTCTCGTTCGAGGCGGGCCGGCGCTGTGATTCGGGCCCGGGGAACTTCACCTTCGAGACCAAGCAGGGGAACGAGATCTTTGGGATTGTGGAGGGGGCGATCCGGGAGCAGAAGGCTCAGGCGGAGGAgaggcagcagagcagcccCGCCCAGGACCCGGACTGCCCCGGCCTGCTGCTGACCCGCACTGCCGCCGAGGGCAACCGCGAGCGGGAGGCGGACGGGGACTCCGGGGGCAGCAAACCGGGCTCAGCCGACGGCGTCTtcggcaggagggagggggaggggaagaacCTGAAGGCACGGAGCCTgccggagccccccccccctgcccaggGGCTCGGCACCCCCCC GCGGGCAGACCAGGGCGGCCTGTACTCGGAGCCCGCCGACTCGCTGcgcctgcccccctcccccgccgacTGTCTCTACTCCGACCCTGTGGACAGCATCAAGACCACGCCCACCCCTGCTCCCCGTAACCCGGGTAACAAGCCCGAGCCGCTCTACTCCGACATCTACGACCGGGTGAGCGCGGGCCCGACACCGCGGGCCGGCGGCCTggggctggaggcggggccCAGGAACGGGGCAGGCAGAGGGCCGGGGCTGGAGCACATCTACGACGAGCCGGagggcgggggcgtggccttGTACGACGAGGCGCGTCTGGAGCCGCAGGCCTGGCGCAGCCGCGGGCTGGAAGACGCCCCGCAGGGCCACGAGGTGCCCTACAACCCCAACACCGACGACTACTCCGTCCCCACCTACAGCAAgcagcaggccccgcccccgcgctcCAAAGGCCCCAAGCCCCTCCCAGCTCCCAAACCCGCCAAGGGCGTCCCGCCCCgaaaccacaacaacaacaacaacaaccagcacacagacctgtACAGCCAGGTGTCCCGACACAGGCCCCACCCAAGCACCtgccaccccctctccccagggCACCCCCCCGACATCATCTACGATAACCTGGGGGACATTTAA